The genomic segment TTGGCGGTGTTTATGGCGCTCAAATCGGTCATATTATTTGTTTTTTGCGCTTCCCTAAATTTTTAGTCAAGCGCAATATATTATAACGCTTGGGATTGCAAAAATACTTCGGTCTTTGTCGAACAATATGTATGCGTTATAGTAATTATTGACCTAAAATTATAAAAATACCGCCTTTACCAATCGCCAAGATAGACTTTTCCTTCCAGCCACGCGTCAAAGACGCCTTCCAGATCTTTTTTGCTGGTGTCTTCAAACGCGCCTATCAAATCTTTGGGCCTCGCGATCTTGTATTTGGTCCGCTCGTAGTATCTTTTTAGCGAGTCAAAAAAAGCTTTGTCGCCAATAATGTTTCGTATGTTATAAAACATCAATTCGCCCTTTACATAAGTCATATACACATATTCATATTCGGTTTTGTACGCGTAGCTGGGCCGGTTCATGCTGGTGTCAACCTCGCCGTATACATTCTTATGCATTTCCACATAAACAAGATATGACTGCAAAGCCTGCATTATCCTGCTTGAGATTTCTTGGTTGTATGACGGATTTTTCTCGTAAAACAACGACGTGGTATACTCTGTCAAGCCTTCGTCCAGCCAGCCATATTTTACTTGGTCGTTGCCTACGACGCCATACCACCATTGGTGCGCCGTCTCATGAACTATAATTTCCTTATAGGCGTCTTGGTCCGTAATGCTGTCCGAAACATAGATGAGGCAGGGGTATTCCATCCCGCCATAAATAAAGGGCGTTTTGACCACATTAAGATGCGGATAAGGGTATTGCCCAAATAGCCTGGAAAATGTATTGACAGCGTCTATGGCGGTCTTAAGATATCTTTCAGGCTCTTGATCGTCATAATAAAAATATGTGACCATTATATTGCCCGCGCTTGAGCTTATGGATGAAAACTCTTTGCTCAAAACAAAAGCAAAATCCCTAACCGCCAGCGCCTCAAAGTTTAAGGTCTTGGTTTTGCCTTGAAGCCGCGTGCCCGTGTTTCTGCCCGTCGCCGCCACAAAAAAGTCGCTACTAAGAGTCAATTCAATATTAAAATTGGCAATCTCCGAATAAAACGGGTCGCCGTTAGGGTAATAGGCGTAGGTCGCAAAGCCGCCGTCTTCATAGACGCAGGCTATGGGAAACCAATTACCCAAATTAACGCACTTATCGGTATAACCCAGCCTATGCGGAGTATGCGCGAGCCTAAGCAAAAAATCAAATTCTATAGTAAAGCACGCGCTGGGATATAAGTCCATAGGAAACTTGACGGTCATAATGTTGCGGTCTTCCCCGCCTATGTTAAAATCCGCCTTTTTGCCCGCGACATAAACTTCGTTTATTATTATGTCGCCGTAAGACGGGCCTTTAGGATACGCCCTAGACTGCGCGCTCTCGGACACGGGCTTGATTTTGGCGCCTTCTCTGAAAGCGTTTGGGTAAAGATGCAGTTTTAGTTCTTTTAAAGGGACATCATAATTATTGACATATTTTATTTTTTGGCTTGCCGTAATCGCGTGGTTGAATTCGTCGTATCTGGCCGTAATCGCGTATGTGGTCAGGTCTTTGGAAACCTTTTGGAGCTCCGTTCGGCAAGAAGAGGCAATAAACGCCAATAAAAGCGCCAGCAGAAGCGTTATTTTTTTGATTATATAATTTGACTTTTTCATTTATCCATCCTATTGCCCTTTTAATAAAGGGTAGTTTTATATTTTATGAATCAAGGCGGATGGTTTAGCACCTTTTGGGCGCTATCTTGTCAAAATAATAGTTTATAGGCGATAAAATTATATAAGGCTAAAAAAATAAAAACCGCTGTTTTTTGATATGCACCCCAAAAGTTAGACACATTTGGAGGTGCATTTTTTTATGGGAAAGAGAAATGAAAAGAACAAGAAGTATAGCGCGAAGTTCAAGTTATCTGTTATACTGGATATGCGCGAGAACAAGCTGAGCTATAGAGAGCTATGTCGGAAATATAATATTTCGGAAAAAAGGCCACAGGCTTGGGAGCGCATATATTTAGAGGAAGGAGAAGAAGGTTTGACAAAAGAAAGACTGAAGGTAGAGATGTACTATGGTGAGTTTTTTTCCTCTGCCGATGAACTCATCAGCAGACTGCATGAATACATCGATTACTACAACAATAAAAGAATATCCCTTAAACTGAAAATGAGCCCGGTTCAATACCGAACTCACTCTCATATATTTTATTAATTTTTGTCCAAACTTTGGGGTTTATTTCATTTCTTATATTCCTTATATGACTATATTTTTAACTATTTTTGTAGCGAGGTTATTTCTTAACGCCGCTTCCACGCTTATTCCTTATATGACTATATTCACTATCCGTCCAGGTATTACTATGACCTTTTTGGGCGTCTTGCCTTCAAGGTATTTGGCGATTTGAGGGCTTTCAAAGACGATCTGCTTAACCTGTTCTTGAGAAGCATTTGAGGGCGTCACAACCGTGCCCCTTAGTTTTCCATTAATTTGAACGGCGATTTCAATTTGGTCTTTAAATAATTTGGACTCGTCGTATTCGGGGAAGCTTTGACTGAATATAGAAGGCTTGTTGCCCAGCATCTCATACCATTCTTCGCACATGTGCGGCGCCAAGGGCGCTAACAGCTTGATTAAGGTTGTAATCACGCTTTTTGCGAAGCCTTGATCGGCATCGGGCAAAGAATCGTATTTGTATATGGCGTTGACAAGCTCCATAATCCGCGCCATCGCCGTATTGAACGAAAAAGTCTCGTAATCCGCCCTAACTTCTTTTATGGCGTTGTGCAAAACATAGTCCAATTCTTTTTCAGCCTCGCCATATGCTTTTGAGCTTGCTTGGCAGTCTTTATATTTTTGGACTATGCGGTCTACCCTTTCGCTAAAACGCTCCATAGCCCTTATGCCCTCGTCATTCCAAGGCCCGCCGTCAGTATAGTTAAAGCCAAAAGCAAGATAAAGCCTAAAAATATCCGAGCCATAATCTTTGATATAGTCGTCGGGATTAATGGTATTGCCTCTGCTTTTGGACATGCGGTATCCGTCAGGACCCAAAATCATGCCTTGGTGCACCAACGACAAAAACGGCTCGTCAAAGTCAAGATAGCCCATATCCCGCAGGGCTTTGACGATAAATCTAGAATACAACAAATGCCCTACGGCGTGTTCGGAGCCGCCGATATATTTATCCACGGGCATTATTTTGTTGGTGTATTCTTTGTCAAAAGCGGCTTTGTCGTTATGCGCGTTGGGATAGCGCAAAAAATACCAAGAAGAGCACACAAAAGTGTCCAAGGTGTCGGGATCCCTTTTGGCGTCCCTTTTGCAAACGGGGCATTTTACATTGATATATCTTTCATGTTTTTTGAGCGGCGATTGCCCGTCAGGCGTAAAATTGACATCATAAGGCAGTTCTACGGGCAGCTGGTCTTCGGGCACGGGCACGGCGCCGCAATCTTGGCAATGTATGATAGGTATAGGGCAGCCCCAAAACCTTTGCCTGCTTACCGACCAGTCGCGCAAGCGGTAATTGACTTTTTGTTCGCCCTTGTTGATTTTGCTAAGGTATTCTATTACTTTGCGCTGGCCTTCTTCGCTTGTCAGCCCGTCAAACATGCCGCTGTTTACCATAATGCCGTATTCTGTGTAGGGCAAGTCGTCGGGCGAGCCGTCCGCGCTTTTTATGACACGCGTTATAGGCAAGTTGTATTTTTGCGCGAAAACAAAATCCCTCTCGTCGTGTGCGGGCACGCCCATAACGGCTCCCGTCCCGTAAGTGTATAACACATAATCGGCTATAAAGATAGGCACGCGCTTGTTATCCAGCGGGCTTATCGCGTAAGCGCCTGTAAACACGCCCGTTTTTTCTTTGGCGGTGGAAAGCCTGTCTATCTCGCTGGTCATTAAAGTTTGTTTTTGATATTCTTGCACGGCTTGCTTTTGTTCGGGCGCCGTAATAATATCCACCAAGGGATGTTCGGGCGCGAGCACGACAAAACTCAAACCCGGCAAGGTGTCGGCGCGCGTGGTAAACACTCTAAAGCTATGACCGCTCTCGGTCGCGAACTCTATCTCTCCGCCTACGCTTTTGCCTATCCAATTGGTCTGCATAATCTTGGTTTTTTCGGGCCAGTCTAATTTGTTTAAGTCGTTTAATAGTTCTTCGGCGTAATCGGTTATCTTAAAAAACCATTGCGTCATATTACGCCTTTCCACAACGCTATGGCATCTTTCGCATTCGCCGTTTTGCACCTGTTCGTTGGCTATAACCGTGTTGCAGGAGGGGCACCAATTGACAGGCGCGTCTTTTTGATAGGCTAGACCGCGTTTGTATAGTTGCAAAAACAGCCATTGTGTCCAGCGGTAATAAGACGGGTCCGAAGTAATAATTTCAGCCGACCAGTCTATCATAAGCCCCATTTCTTTGATTTGGCGCTCCATTGTCGCTATGTTTTGGTAGGTGCTGTCTTTGGGATGAATGCCTGTTTTGATAGCGTAGTTTTCGGCGGGCAGCCCAAAAGAGTCAAAGCCCATAGGCTGAAAGACTTCGTATCCTTGCATCTTCTTAAACCGCGCGTAAGAATCCGAAAGCCCGAAGTTCCACCAATGCCCTATATGCAAATTGGCGCCCGAAGGATAAGAAAACATTTCAAGCACATAAAACTTGCGGTCAATGTTTTTGGGGTCAAAATTATGAAGGTTGTTTTCTTCCCAATATTTTTGCCATTTTTTTTCTATTTCTCTGCGGTTCATACCTAAAACTCCATTATAGCGATTTTTATTCCGTTGCAATTTCTAAAGATATTATATCGTAAGATATGCTAAACGCTTTTTGGGCGGTGTTGACATCAAAAATGTTTTGGACAGTTTTGATCATCAATGATTGGGCGTAACTACCGTCGGCGTTGACATCCATTACGGAATACCACGCGGTAAGCGAAGGGCCCGATTCGTATGCCGAGCTTTTGGATATCTGGACTTCCTTGACAGGCAATTTGTTTTCGGTCGGGATTATGTGTTCTTGTACAAAGGGCAAAAACTCATCTGTCATGGGGATGTTTTTCAAATCCTTATGGACATTAATGTCAATAGCATACGCCGTTATCGCGCCGTCTCGATCCACGGCGTCCGTCCAGTTATAAACCCTGCTAAAACTCGCGCTGTAACCCGGCTCAAAAGTTTGCCTATCCAAAGAGCGCGTCAAGAGCAATAACAACTCATTGTCGTATCCGCTTTTGATTTCTTTGGGCTTATAAGTCATTTTGGTTTGTTCATCGTCGCCAAACGCGTAACTTAAGGTTCGGGTCTGATAATCAAAAGAAAACTCAAGAGAAATTTCTGCCGAGGGCATGTCAAAAGTTTTGGTAACTTTTATCGGGTTAAACAACTTGCCTTTTTCCATGCTGAATATGGTTTGGGAAACCATCGTATCGGTTAGGCCAAGATTTTTTATGCCCGCAAGCCCTAAGGCGCTTTCAAAGTCGTTATATCCGTCTTGCAGCATATCTTGGATATCTTCTTTGGACAAATAGGTTATTATTAACCGCGATGTAAGCTGCCAAGTGTTTTTTTGCGCGTCGTGTTGTTCTATAATATATTCCAATTCGCCGTCCGCAATCTCTATGCGCGGCTTGTCGTCCAAAGAGTCGGTTATAATATGGTCTTGTAAATTAGGGTATTGCTTATCTTGGTCCAAATAATAATAAAATGAGACATCAAATACCGATTTTTCTATTTTTCCTTGCCAAGGCTGGCTTAAGTTGATATAAGGCGGCGGCGCGTCGCACCCCCAAGAAAACAAAAATATCAATAATAACGATAATATCGCGCGGATTTTATTCATAAATATTCCTTTTCTCTATAATATCATTTATTATAACACGAAAACATTATTTATTAAAAGCTATACTAGCACAACTCATAATTATTTTCAACAACAAAATAAGTTATGGTTGTTATTTTCCAATTATTTGATAAAATTAGGTTATGGATACAAAAATATTCCCTAACTATATACGCGCGTATCAATACCTCGCGCGGGTTTTAAAAACCCGCCCCAAAATAAGAGGGCGTCTGGATATCCGCCATATAATTATAACGCCCGACAGATACACGCTTCAGCTTGAAAAAGAGCTGATGAAAGACCTTGACGAACAGGGCTCTTTTGATATTTCCGTAATGACTTTTGATAGATTGCTATATAACGAAGGCGTTCCGTCAAAATATCTTTCCAAATACGGCGGAGCGATGCTTATAAGAAAAATTATAGACCAAAACAATAACGGCGAAGGACAAGGCAATTTTTTGTGTTTTAACCGCGCGCTGTTAAAAGGCGGTTTTCCCGCCGATATGCACAAAACCATAACCCAATTAAAAAGCTGTTTGATATCGCCGCAGTTAGCTGTGCAAACCCCCAAACCGCACCTTAACAATAAACTTAAAGACATAAGTTACATATACCAAAAATACGAGCAATTTTTGGACGAATACGGCTTGCAAGACGCGGGCTCAAAATTAAGTCTGTTAAAAGCGCAAATCCCGCGCTCTGAATATATCAAAAACGCGTATTTTTATCTTTTTGGGTTTGACAGCTTGACCCCGCAAGCCGCGGACTTAATCAAGACTTTGGACCGATATTCCAAAGGCGTTATTTTGACCGCGGTTTCGGACGGGCTGGATTTGTATCCTTATATAGAAACAGACACAAAAGAGCCTGATATAAGTAATTTGTCTGAGTTTGAAAAACATATACACCAAAACTTGACCAAAAGAAATATTATCCAATATCACAAGCCCGCGCCAATTAGCGTATTTTGTGCCAATCAGCCCGCAACGATGATAAGGCATGCTTGCCAAATTATTGCCCAGCATATCAAAGAGGGCGGAAAATTTTATGAGATAGCCATTGTGGGCGATGTGAACGCCAAAGACCTTGCGATATTGGACGAAGCGGGCATCAGCTATAACTACGACCATAAAGTTTTGCTTGTAGCCCATCCTTTTGTCGCGTTTATAAAAGACTGCATTGACGCGGTCAGAACGCATTATTATAACGGCGTCGCCCATATCGCCAAAAACTTCTTTAGCGGCATTCCCTACCAAGACGCCTGCGCCTTTGAGAATTATTGTCTTAAATATAATATCTCCCATAACATCTTTGAGCCTTTTGAGCTAGGTGCTCAAACGGACGAATGCGATACCGCGGAGCGCGTCCGCCAAAAACTTGTTGATATTTTAGGCCCTTTTGAGCGCGACCTTAAACAGAGCGCGGTAACGGACGATTATGTTCAAGCTATTAATAAATTTATAAAAGACAACGACTTGGAAAAAAGATTGCGCGAATATAATACTATTTTCGTTACCGATGATTTTGCGCCTTATGCCGAGCAGTGCTGGGACAAGTTCGCGGCTGTTTTGGACGAGTTCAAAATTTTGTCCCAATATAAAATGGATATAGAAGACTTCAGGGCGGTGTTTTTTGCGGGGCTGGAAGCCGTTGAGATATCGGTTATACCGCCTATAATAGACGCCGTCAGCGTTACCGATATTGAAGGCATAAGGTGCGGCAAATACAAAAAGATAATATATCTTAATTGCGCAGAGGGCAGTTTTCCGCCCTTGGAAAAAGATTTGGGGCTGTTGTCCGACGACGATTTGGATTCTTTAAGAGAATATGATATAAAAATTGAACCCAAGATAAGACAAATCAACAAAAGGCGCAAGTTTAATCTCATCCAATCTTTTTATCACGGCGAACGGTTATATTTCTTATACCCAAAACGCCAAAACGGCCAAGAATGCGCCGAGGCCAACCTTTTGAGCGTTATCAAAAAATTATTCCCTAATCATGACGAATACAGCGAAGACAGCTATAACACATTGCTAAGCTTGCCCAGCCTCTCCCAAAACGATATCCCAAAAGTCGCAGGATATTTTTATAGCCAGCCCTCTGCCAAAAAGCAAGTTTTGCGCCTTTATAAAAAGGCCCTTAACGAACGGCAAGAAGTTTTGGGGCTTGGTCTTTCTTCGGCTGCTAGGGCGCTTAATATAAATTTTGACGTC from the Clostridiales bacterium genome contains:
- a CDS encoding M1 family metallopeptidase → MKKSNYIIKKITLLLALLLAFIASSCRTELQKVSKDLTTYAITARYDEFNHAITASQKIKYVNNYDVPLKELKLHLYPNAFREGAKIKPVSESAQSRAYPKGPSYGDIIINEVYVAGKKADFNIGGEDRNIMTVKFPMDLYPSACFTIEFDFLLRLAHTPHRLGYTDKCVNLGNWFPIACVYEDGGFATYAYYPNGDPFYSEIANFNIELTLSSDFFVAATGRNTGTRLQGKTKTLNFEALAVRDFAFVLSKEFSSISSSAGNIMVTYFYYDDQEPERYLKTAIDAVNTFSRLFGQYPYPHLNVVKTPFIYGGMEYPCLIYVSDSITDQDAYKEIIVHETAHQWWYGVVGNDQVKYGWLDEGLTEYTTSLFYEKNPSYNQEISSRIMQALQSYLVYVEMHKNVYGEVDTSMNRPSYAYKTEYEYVYMTYVKGELMFYNIRNIIGDKAFFDSLKRYYERTKYKIARPKDLIGAFEDTSKKDLEGVFDAWLEGKVYLGDW
- a CDS encoding IS3 family transposase; translation: MLDMRENKLSYRELCRKYNISEKRPQAWERIYLEEGEEGLTKERLKVEMYYGEFFSSADELISRLHEYIDYYNNKRISLKLKMSPVQYRTHSHIFY
- a CDS encoding leucine--tRNA ligase codes for the protein MNRREIEKKWQKYWEENNLHNFDPKNIDRKFYVLEMFSYPSGANLHIGHWWNFGLSDSYARFKKMQGYEVFQPMGFDSFGLPAENYAIKTGIHPKDSTYQNIATMERQIKEMGLMIDWSAEIITSDPSYYRWTQWLFLQLYKRGLAYQKDAPVNWCPSCNTVIANEQVQNGECERCHSVVERRNMTQWFFKITDYAEELLNDLNKLDWPEKTKIMQTNWIGKSVGGEIEFATESGHSFRVFTTRADTLPGLSFVVLAPEHPLVDIITAPEQKQAVQEYQKQTLMTSEIDRLSTAKEKTGVFTGAYAISPLDNKRVPIFIADYVLYTYGTGAVMGVPAHDERDFVFAQKYNLPITRVIKSADGSPDDLPYTEYGIMVNSGMFDGLTSEEGQRKVIEYLSKINKGEQKVNYRLRDWSVSRQRFWGCPIPIIHCQDCGAVPVPEDQLPVELPYDVNFTPDGQSPLKKHERYINVKCPVCKRDAKRDPDTLDTFVCSSWYFLRYPNAHNDKAAFDKEYTNKIMPVDKYIGGSEHAVGHLLYSRFIVKALRDMGYLDFDEPFLSLVHQGMILGPDGYRMSKSRGNTINPDDYIKDYGSDIFRLYLAFGFNYTDGGPWNDEGIRAMERFSERVDRIVQKYKDCQASSKAYGEAEKELDYVLHNAIKEVRADYETFSFNTAMARIMELVNAIYKYDSLPDADQGFAKSVITTLIKLLAPLAPHMCEEWYEMLGNKPSIFSQSFPEYDESKLFKDQIEIAVQINGKLRGTVVTPSNASQEQVKQIVFESPQIAKYLEGKTPKKVIVIPGRIVNIVI